The DNA segment CGGCTCCACCGCCAAATACGTGCCGCTGGAATCGGCGCTGGACCATGTGGCCGGGTACTGCGTGGTCAACGACGTGTCGGAGCGGGACTTCCAGATGAACCGGTCCGGCACCTGGGACAAGGGCAAGGGTCACGACGGATTCGGTCCTGTCGGCCCCTGGCTGGTCACCCGGGACGAGGTGCCGGAGCCGCAGGACCTCCGCCTCTGGCTGGAGGTGGACGGGCGCCGCTACCAGGATGGCAGCACCCGCACCATGGTCTACGGCGTGGCCTTCCTGGTCCATTATCTCAGCCAGTTCATGACGCTGCATCCTGGCGACCTGATCTGCACCGGCACGCCGCCGGGCGTCGGGCTGGGCCAGAAGCCGCCCGTGTTCCTGAAGCCTGGACAGACCATGCGCCTGTCGGTGGAGGGGTTGGGGGTGCAGACCCAGCGGACCGTCCAAGCCTGATCCGCCGTTCCGTATCAGCCGTCCGGTTAGGTTCGGGTACGCCCCCTCCCCCTTTCCCCTGAGCGCGCCCCATGGCT comes from the Indioceanicola profundi genome and includes:
- a CDS encoding fumarylacetoacetate hydrolase family protein, with product MKLLRWGLRGAEQPGLLDSNGVLRDLTGHVPDIAGEVLSPAGLDRLRTLDPDTLPLVPGTPRLGPPVGGTGKFVAIGLNYADHAAETGAAVPPEPVVFLKATSCIVGPNDDVEIPRGSVKTDWEVELGVVIGSTAKYVPLESALDHVAGYCVVNDVSERDFQMNRSGTWDKGKGHDGFGPVGPWLVTRDEVPEPQDLRLWLEVDGRRYQDGSTRTMVYGVAFLVHYLSQFMTLHPGDLICTGTPPGVGLGQKPPVFLKPGQTMRLSVEGLGVQTQRTVQA